Within the Indicator indicator isolate 239-I01 chromosome 1, UM_Iind_1.1, whole genome shotgun sequence genome, the region GTACCCATatggtttcttctcctttcagtGACTGGACTGCAGAGATAGTAGATAAGGGGTTGAGTGTGACTACTTATTGCATACCCACATAATTTCCATTAATAAACTTCTCCATTTTTTGTCTCTGACATCCACGGTATTCATAATTGTGAGTCATGGGAACATCTCTAGAAACGGCTGGCAAGATCTCAAAAGGCAGGAAATACACCCCACACCATGCTAGCCTTTTTTAGGAAGGGAAAATGGTTACCTCCCTGTGGGCTGACCTCACAGACTTCTGGGTGTAAGGGATAAGCCCTAGGTCTTCAAACCACACCCATCTCATGCATTATCTCTGGCATCATGAAAACGTGTCACTTCCAAAGCTGGATGCAGCCAGCACGCGAACAGAAAAACTGCACATCCGTACCTACAATTGTCTGAATTGCAGCATAGTGTTCATGCACTGCTCATGGCCCTGAAGAGGGCAGTTTGGTTTGCACCATTTGCCAGCAGCAAGCCACACACTGAAGCAAAGTCTAACTTTCCTTTCTAACCATGTCCCTTTGGCTGCTAAACAGTTGTGGGACATAACCAGAATTTCAATGGCCTGCAGACAGAAATGAGAATAGAGCACAGAAAGCAGTGGTGTAAGTAGCCAGCATAGAAACTATGTAATTCTCTTCAGTCTTTTGGACTGTGGCTCCAAAGATTTTCATTTGCTAGTTAAAGTCATCTTGAAAATAAGTGGAATAGAAGCTGCTTGCAAGCACTGAAGTTTTAGTAGCCTGGTTCATTTTAGCACCAGAGTTGGTAGAGTTagaaatggttggacttgataattccaaaggtcttttccaatcaaaatgattctatgattcagcaaCTCTCTATAAAGCAGCTGGCATAACACAAGCAGCTTGTCACACTTAGTGGACAATGGAATGGAATGTGGGTGTACACCCCTCTCATGGGATGATTCTCATGCAGCCATCCCCAGCAGCCACCTTCTCCTGGAAGACAACAGCCAGGAAATCATGTACGACCTTTGAGACTTCTGTCCTCAGAGCTCCCAGTCCAACCCATAAAGAACGGCAATCAGCATTACCTGGTATTTTTGCCTGGGTTTATTTCTCTCACTCTTATTTTGAGTTCTGGTTTTGGTCTTTGCTGCTGTGAGACAGTCATTGCTAAACATGGAGTACACACTCTCCCCTTAGGTTTCCAGTTGCTAAATCGCTTTAATTTATCCTTTTAAACATCTGCACTGAATCAGAAAATAgggtgattctttttttttcttccctttttttttttttttttacatgactGGAAGCAAAAATTCTTATCCACAGGAGGGAAGCACAACTGTGGAGAAGGAGTTTCTGTAGTTTATAGTGTCTTGGCACACTCAATTTTACTTGACAGCCAGTGGTGTCTGGTTTAATAACAGTTGGGCCTAGCCAAGGAGGAAAAGCCCTTGATAAAAGTTCACAATGTAGTAAggctgtgcccagagagtggtggtgaatggtgccacatgcAGTTGGttgttgatgatctggatgagaggattgagtccatcatcagtaagtttgcagatgacaccaagttaggagcaggtgttgatctgttggagggtaggagggccctgcagagggaccttgacaggctggatgggtgggcagaggccaatgggatgagatttaccaaggctaagtgcagggttctactctttggccacaacaaccccaagcagcgctacaggctggggacagggtggctggagagcagccagagagaggttggggtgctggttgatagcaggctgaacatgagccagcagtgtgcccaggtggccaggagagccaatgacatcctggcctgtatcaggaatagtgtagccagcaggactggggaggttattcttcccctgtactcagcactggtcaggccacaccttgattactgtgtccagttctgggctcctcaattcaagagagatgttgaggtactggaacgtgtccagagaagggcaacaaagctggtgaggggcttagaacacaaaccctatgaggagaggctgagggagctggggttgtttagtctggagaagaggaggctcaggggtgacctcattgctgtctacaactacctgaggggatgctgtagccaggtgggggttggtctcttctcccaggcaaccagcagcagaacaaggggacacagtctcaagttgtgccaggggaggtatagactggaggtgaggagaaagttcttcacagagagagtgatgaggcttctcttcacagagaagactggatgaggtacttagtgccatgatgtgatggttttaaaactgtctttttttgatttttctttacaaagttcaagcagagaaggtgaaggaatgtaaataaatcactattgggtgtagcaaaataatgattattctaaacacttccattggagagagagaaatgtttaagaatcccTATTCGAAACAAGGTTGTTGAGTTTGGGCAGTCAAGGACTCGGCTTGCTCACTCGgtttttctgtctggctgctgcttcttttctggctgaagataagatactgaccttgacaagctaagtctaacagcctctctgcttcttggctctctgccttctgccaggggagtctggggggattccttctggttcggggggaggccccttgggaaagggcCATtcggggaagcaaagggggcttggttgtgcttttctgttgattgtatatatttgtaaatgttgtgaatagtgtatatttgtacatattcattgcatttcatcctagattatagttttgcttgtaaatacagttttcatttgcttacagactgagctagcctggttattgtcggtgtgggctggggatttcagctctcacactattacacatggtttagttgattggatagggctgggtgataggttggactggatgatcttggaggttggttgattctatgattgaatgATTCTTTGATTAAGGTACGTAGAGCAGAAAGACTCAGAATCATctcaggtggaaaagacctttaaattCATCGAATCCaaacattatctaactctaccaagtctggtgctaaaccatgttcctcagcatcacatctctatgtctttgaaacacctccagggattggattcaaccatttccctgggaagcctattccagcctttgagaaccctttcagtgaagaagtttcttttaacaGCCAAGCTAAACataccctggtgcaacttgaggctatttcctcccatcctgtcacttgttactagggagaagagaccaacacccacctcattccaacctcctttcaggaggttgtagagagcaagaaggtctccttttctccagactaaacaactccagttccctcaaccactcctcacatgacctattctccagacctttcaccaacTTCAATGCCATTCTCTGCTCCCACTCACTGTCTTGCTTGCAGTGAGGGTCCCCAAACTGAGTCAAGTACTCAAGGGGTGGCTTCACGAGTGCTGAGTCCAGCAGGACAGTCCCTTCCCTGGTGCTGGTGGTCACATTCTTCCTGATACAGGTCCGGATGTTGTTGGCcatcttggccatctgggcacatgCTGCCTTTGTCTACAACAATGGATTCTACACAAACTCTCCCTTCTATACTGCTACAACAGGTGGATCACAAAGGAAATTATCTACATACTCTGAGGCATCTggccttctttctctccttttctaagAAAAGGCAGGAGGCATTTAGTCTGGTAAAATGTCATTTGTTGTTCTGTAGATCAGAGCACATACACATAAAACACGGCAGCAGACTGAGGGGAATTCTGTACTAAACAGAAGAAGAGAGACTCTTGCTCCCAGAGACCCAAGTATGGTATACTTGCCTAAAATAAAATAGGACCCAAAAAATGGGAAGCCATCAAGAAGCTGCACTATCAGTCAGGACAGTGGACAGCAATTCCACTGTTTTAAAGCAGTCAGAGAGCTTAAGTGTTTTTGCATCTGTTCCAGCAAAAGGATTCTTTGGAGCTGTTTCACAGCAGAGAGTGAAGAACCTTGGCAGAACTAGCGTGGAGGCTTCTCCCACATATGTGGAAAAGGCACAGGAAAAATTGCTAAAATGTAAGCCAATAACTACAGGCCAGTGAGATGCAAGTGCCATTCTCTTACTGGTGCATGGGAATGACATTTGGCTGCTCACCAGGATTTTAGACCCTTACACCAAATGAACTCAAGCAGCCATAGGAGTGTTTTGCttagaatcgcagaatcatagaactgtttaggttggaacagaccttttgagatcatcaagtccaaccttatGAGGTCACAGCCTTTTATGTTTAAACTGATACCAGTTTTTCTTGACCACAGATCATGTGCTTTTTAGCCTCCACTGAGCATTTTTCTCAGTTACTTTTTACTGTTGTGAAGATAGGTTCCTGTTACAAAACAGAAGGTCACACACTTCGTTGCTTCTGGTAACTGATGTCATCTCACtgtttccccctcctcctcctctgtgtcactctctcctccccctctactttcaattccttcatcttctTCCCCATGCTGCCAGGCTAAGTATGCTCCTCATTCCTCTTTCCTCCACACCAGGCGTTTTGGGTACTCATCTTGTCCTTTGCACCCCAGGGGCTCTGTATTTCTTCCATGGCATGCCCTGTCTGCAGTAATCTTGCACCATGTTACCTTCTCTCTAAACCACAGCATGCTTCTTGTCAAAGGCTATGAAGCACACAGAAGGCCTTGCACCAGTCCACGGTGAGATTAATTTTCTCAATAACCTCTCTCTCACTAAAACTTCTTGTTTTACCACTTCTTCGGGAGTACTGGAGAAGATACTGGAGCGTTTTAAACCTCTAACatatttctttcattcttccttCTTGTAGCATCATGAAGGTCTGCATATTCTTCCTTTATGCTATGTTACTTCTCCCAGgtaaaaaacacatttttagttgtaaaaaatgttttgattatTTGTGTCCTGATGTGATTCGTTCTAATCCACTAAGGAATTACTTGTTTAGTAATTAGTAATTTCTGTTGCACAGTCACGGTAATATAGCCTATGTAATGCATATCTAAATTGTGTGCAGGGACTCTATAAAATGTACAGTAAGGGTTTTCTCTCTTCAGCTTTGTATCTTTACAGTACACTTATTTGATGTTGCTCTTAAATTTTCAGTTTAAATCCATCGTTAAAATGTGTGTATATCACCTCTGTAtgtcacagagcacagcagtagTAAACTGAAAACTGACAGTTTGATAGAGAACAACAGGAGTTTTAGGCAGCTGTGGAGATCATTTTGCAGCCTAGTGCTCTGGAGGAGCAGTCAAAACTTTGCACCAGGAGAGAGACTATAAATCTGCCCCTCCTTTTGAACACAGCAGAGGAATTTGTATTTTCTGGCACAGAGGAGGACCGCGTTTCTCATTCCAAGAAAAGACTCTCCTCCCAGTCCATTGTCATCTGTAACAATGGCTATATGCAGGAGAAAAATCATCCCGTGTAACGCAGCTCGTGCTTTCTTTGCATGAAGGTATAATTGTGGTTGTTGACTATTTCTGTtaacaagatcacagaatcatagaatgattttgattggaaaagacagggtgacaatcactgccctggtactgttggccacactattcctgatacaggccaggatgccttctTGGCCTCTGGGCACAGACTgtctcatcttcagctggctgtcaatcaaCATGCCCAGgttctttttctgctgggcagctttccagccactctgccccaagcctggagcattcttGGGATTGTTATGACTatagtgcaggacccagcacttggccttgttgaatctcacacaattggcctcagcccattgatccagcttgtccaggaccCTGTCTAGAACCTTCCTACCCAGCAGATCAACACgcccacccagcttggtgtcatctgcgaACTAACTGAGAGCACACTCAAtcaagatcattgataaagacattaaagagaattGGCCCTGATACTGACTGGGCCCTGGGCAGCACCATTTGTGACTGGATCAGCAACAGAACAGTTAAGTTTGACATTTACTCTGTCATTAAACTCTAGATTAATTATAGAACAGTGtgcactttaatttttttttccactgcaatGCTGTGTTATTTTATTGGGAGAATGAACTCAACATTTAGAACAGAAATCGTGCAGTATCTCCTTTGTGCCAGAACTTCACAACACTCAGGATGCAACATACAAGAATGGTTTGGAACTTTAACCTGTGTGGTGGGActtctttggaaaagaaaataaaggaagaaaaataggaaaCAGTTTTATGACCTGGACTGCATAATAGGAAGTGTCAAGCTGAAGAACTACATGTCCTGTCACACATTGTGGAAGAATTTGTGTCTAAATGCTATAATTTTCATAGCTACTGTTGTTAAGTATTGCTTACCCACAGAACAGTGTGAATCTCTTCTAGGAACACATTCTCCAGGAAGTTTCTTGTTCCATTCTACTTTGCAATGAAGGAATTAGGCTGTAATGGAAAAATCACTGTAGCTTTTGAATACAGATATAAGCAGATAGGATGAgtggtaatggcttcaaactggaagaagcttcaTTAGGtcagacattaggaggaaattcttccccggaagggtggtgaggcactggaacaggttgcccagagaagttgtgtgaGTTCCAAGCTGGGAAGTGCTCAAAGTCAGGACGGAtggggccttaagcaacctggtctatgaggaggtgtctctgcccatggcaaggggttgggactagatggtcttcaaggtccattccaacccaagcattctatgattctttgtagCTGATGGAAAtcttaatttcttctctctctttgtctaaatttcttctctctctttgtctAAGGTATTGCTGCCATCATGCATCATGTGAAGTCATTTCTCAATCACACAGCATTCCTGTcctgctcttttccaaactttcaGAAAATTGACCTACAGGATTTAAGAGTTTTTTGGCAAAAAGGGTCTGTTGAAGTTGTGCATGAAGTATACTATGGCCATGAAAAGCATGCTAACCTCAGTCCTAAATATATAAATCGCACCAAGATGGATATGGACAAATGGACCTTGCAATTGTTAAATGCAGGAGTTGTGGATGAAGGACAGTACACCTGTATTGTACAGCACAAAGATAAAGGATCACCAAAGGTCATACACACATCTGAGTGCTTACTGCACATCATTGGTAAGAAATCTCTTCTAATAGTTTTCTGGTCTGGGGAATTGATAGAGGGAATTCTGTGCGAATTTCTTCAGCCCAGAAATGCGTGGTACTGTCCCCTGGCCAATGAAGATGCACCTGCACCTTCAGACCTTCTAAAGATGGATAAGAGCATTCCTAACAGAAagtgttcaatatattcatcaacaacctggatgagggcactgagtgcactgtcagcaagtttgctatGACTCCAAACttggtggagtggctgacacaccagagggttgtgctgccattcagtgagacttggacagatggagagctgggcagggagaaattgaatgaagttcaacaagggcaaggggaaaaggccctgggggtcctagtggatggaagggtgaccctgagccagcaatgtgctcttgtggccatgaaagccaatggtatcccAGGGTGTATTAGAACAAGTGCAGTCAGtcggtcgagagaggttctcctccctctctactctgccctggtgaagccacatctggaatattgtttccagttctgggcccctcagttcaagaaggacagggaactgcttgagagagtccagtgcagagtcatgaaaatgattaagggagtggaacatcttcttatgaggggagactgagggagctggggctcttcagcttggagaagaggagactaaggggtgacctcattcatgtttataaatatgtgaagggtaagtgccaagaggatggagccaggcttttcttgatgatgcccaatgacaggacaaaggccagtgggtggaagttgaggcataggaagttccatggaaacagaaggaagaattttttcactgtgagagtgacagaacactggaacaggctgcccggggggcggtgtggagtcttcctctctggagatattcaagacctgcctggatgagttcctgtgtgaacctgctttggcaggggggttggactagatgatctctcgaggtcccttccagcccctaacattcagtgattctgtgaaaatcctCTGCCCTGAATAAAAGTACTCAGGTAAAAGTAGAAGTACTCAGTCAGAAGTAGTAGGAAATGAGGCAACAATTTGTCAGTATTTCATCATTCCTGATTCACATCCCATGGTACTTTATAGTGAAAACCATTCTGCCTTCTTCCTCTTGCCTCCTGCAGGTTTTATGGCTTTTAGTACTCTGGGAAATGCACCTCTTCATATGCATCTGATGCACTGCCTCCTATTAAAATCAATAATAGCATCACTGGTGGTAAATTACAATTAGCACATGACATTCCTGCAAACACCCAGTTATTTTATTATGATATAAATTGCAGGGGAAATAAAGAAATGAGCAGCTCTTGTGTGGAGGAGTAGAAATTCATATGCTCAGttaaaataagactgaaaaTATCTCTCAAGAAAAAACACAGGCAATGATGACATCCTGCATGCTATCAgaggaaaaaggcagaaaatcttTTAACAGGAGAGTGGGATTCAGTGAGGAAGccatttttcctgatgttttctAATAATTTTAGTAAttccaaatatatttttctgatgttttcctATTTTAAGCTGTTCTGCTAGTAACTTTTGTCCATCTCTGTGTTCATTTTTCCACCATAATAGTGCTAGTTACTAATGATAACAGCTTCTAGCTTGCACTGGTGTTTTGAGCCTTCAAAACTGTTCAAAAGAGTGTAAACAGTCAAAAATGGAGTAGATACCTGAGCTTAtggtagaatcatggaatcattaaggttgcaaaagacttccaagatcatcaagtccaaccatcaacccaacaccaccatgtccactaaaccatatcccgaagtgccatatctacatgtttttcaaacacctccaagaatggtaactccagcacttccatgagcagcctgttccaatgcctgaccactcgttcagtttttcctgatatccactGCACCTCCcgtggtgcaacttcaggctatttcctcttgtcctatcatttttTACTAGGGAGGAgacaccaacacccacctcactacaacctcctttcagcaaGAAtacctcccctcagcctcctcttctccagactaaacaatcccaaatCTTACTTAGCATTGTGCTACCAGCAAGTATTTGCTCATTTCACAGAGGGAAAAGCTAGGCTGTTAATTTTGATTGTCTCAGAATCTACTTGACAAGTATTTTCATCCAAGTTTTAGAACCCAGAAACTCAGAATGTACAATCAATATTGAGGCCTCTAATTTAGGAGATGCTTAGCATCCACTCTTCAGTTAATTCAAGTACTTAAGTCAGTTGTCAGATTAGCCAACAAGTGAGCAACATGTTCTAGAAGTCTCATACTTAGGCACTAAAACTCTCCCAGACCTTTGAAAATTAACTTAGGAAGATTGTTTTAAACTGTTCGTTGTTGTGTTCCTTCCAAATGACTCTGTGTTCAATAACCTCTCAAATGAAGGAACAGTATTAaatcatgtttttaaaaattagaagaaaattacaAATGCTGAAATGTACTTGTACTTACCAAGAGTTTTTTAATTAGAATTTCATATCATACATGGAGGGGTTTTTGTAGTTTGATGTGTCacactgaaaaaggaaaaaggaagattaGGTGCTGTATGCTGTACAAGAATAATAGGACAGTCACACAAAGCTATCTAGATCACTTTGTGCATAAGCCCAGTTGGAAATGCTGAAGAACCTTCTAATACAGTTTATGTGTTACTTACATgtatgacattaaaaaaaaacagttgcAAGGTGGTCATAGATGGTGTTGCCCAAGGCTCAATATTGGGGCAGGTTCTCTCTAatgtctttatcagtgatctgagCAATgagattgagtgcactctcagtatgtttgcagatgacactaggctgggagggagtgttgatccgctggagggtaggaaggctctagaCAGgttcctggacaagctggatcaatgggctgaggccaattgtgtgagattcaacaaggccaagtgctgggtgctgcatttgggtcacaacaaccccatgaatgctccaggcttgagTCAGGTGGCAAGCAGCTAAACTGAGAATTGTGCTGCTAGGGCATTGCTCTAGTGTGTTCTTTGGATAGATCGGGAAGGGAAGTAGATAAGTCTGGGGAAGCTATTTCCAAATACACAGTACTCAAAGAGCTGGGAGTAAAACTGATGTTAGGTTAATAGTTTATGTCCTT harbors:
- the CD86 gene encoding T-lymphocyte activation antigen CD86; translation: MSPAIQPPSPGRQQPGNHVRPLRLLSSELPVQPIKNGNQHYLVRMLLAILAIWAHAAFVYNNGFYTNSPFYTATTAKGFFGAVSQQRVKNLGRTSVEASPTYVEKAQEKLLKSCFLSKAMKHTEGLAPVHGESIMKVCIFFLYAMLLLPGIAAIMHHVKSFLNHTAFLSCSFPNFQKIDLQDLRVFWQKGSVEVVHEVYYGHEKHANLSPKYINRTKMDMDKWTLQLLNAGVVDEGQYTCIVQHKDKGSPKVIHTSECLLHIIANYSQPEIEWLHTGELKPNEYLNLSCSSSGGYPEPKQMSWIVSYENKTQRFIAHMDVSQDAVTKLYKVTSKLDVSVPTNTPTNISCLLYLGEQLESLFSVPLHIEIQREEMQQVKINFFAPLTAAFILITLLLGFVILKNRNISSTNQSVGLAV